The proteins below come from a single Pseudomonadota bacterium genomic window:
- a CDS encoding dipeptidase, producing DHHRNLSDDMLRALAKNGGVVGIDFVAGFLDAENGKASEALRKALAPQYALIDKRLAKEPGKARKERWALFNAEARKKLPPVPLSRLVDHIEHAARVAGVDHVGLGSDFDGFAIGPAELSSAADLPRLTEALVARGFSDADIAKILGGNFLRVFREVAGPAQK from the coding sequence GACCACCACCGCAACCTCTCCGACGACATGCTCCGCGCGCTCGCGAAGAACGGCGGCGTGGTCGGCATCGACTTCGTCGCCGGGTTCCTCGACGCGGAGAACGGGAAGGCGTCGGAGGCGCTCCGCAAGGCGCTCGCGCCGCAGTACGCGCTCATCGACAAGCGCCTCGCCAAGGAGCCGGGCAAGGCGCGCAAGGAGCGCTGGGCCCTGTTCAACGCGGAGGCGAGGAAGAAGTTGCCGCCGGTGCCGCTCTCGAGGCTCGTGGATCACATCGAGCACGCGGCCCGCGTGGCCGGCGTCGACCACGTCGGGCTCGGCTCGGACTTCGACGGGTTCGCGATCGGCCCGGCCGAGCTCTCGAGCGCCGCGGATCTGCCGCGGCTCACCGAGGCGCTCGTAGCCCGCGGCTTCTCGGATGCGGACATCGCCAAGATCCTGGGCGGCAACTTCCTCCGCGTCTTCCG